In Bradyrhizobium sp. 195, the sequence AGGACGGTCGGCACCTCATTGATAATCCGATAGAATTTCTGGGACCGCGGACGTCTGTCGGCGGCGAAATCCTTCAGCCAGCGGGAAAAAAAGCCGTGGACCGCGGAGAGCACCAAGACCAGTGCCAGTTTTACGTGCAGCCAGCCAAACGAGAACCAATGGCCTGACCAGGCGAGAAAGAGCCCGGCGAGCCAGGTGACGATCATCGCAGGATTGATGATGGCCTTGAGCAGTCGGCGTTCCATCACCTTGAACGTTTCCGACTGCTTCGAGCCGATCTCGGCCTCGGAATGATAGACGAACAGCCGCGGCAGATAGAGCATGCCCGCCATCCAGGAGATGACGGCGATCACATGCAGCGCCTTGATCCAGAGATAGACGTCTTCGAACATTTTCGCGGCCCGGCTTGCTGCCCAGCGAAAGGAACTGGGGATAGTAAGAACTCGTTAAGGTCTCACCTGCACACATATCCGTCCGTAGCGCCTTCCTCAAATCTAGAATCTTAGATTCTTAAGGTTTGAGTCTATGTGACCGTGGATTGGACTCATGCAATTCCGTCCGCGGGTTCACGCGGGCTTGTTCACACCCATCAACATATCCCTGGTCGCTCTTGGCGCCTCGCGATAAGTCGGCCAGCTTCAAAGGCTTGCGCCATTCTGTCGGCAGCTTATCAAGGGGGTTGTCCGCGCAATCCCGTTTCCGTCCGGGCAGGCCGGCGAACTTGTTCAGACGGGCAGCGGTG encodes:
- the hemJ gene encoding protoporphyrinogen oxidase HemJ, encoding MFEDVYLWIKALHVIAVISWMAGMLYLPRLFVYHSEAEIGSKQSETFKVMERRLLKAIINPAMIVTWLAGLFLAWSGHWFSFGWLHVKLALVLVLSAVHGFFSRWLKDFAADRRPRSQKFYRIINEVPTVLMIFIVIMVIVKPF